One genomic window of bacterium includes the following:
- the infC gene encoding translation initiation factor IF-3 has protein sequence MYKSNNSFSNNFKQNSNYKGNNYNPNYKPRFNKPFKARENTYGFNRNEYILATEVRVIDSDGENLGILSTDEARRIATEQELDLVEISANAKPPVCRIVSWDKFRYEVKKKQSEQKQHTTETKVLWIGINSSSGHLDQKIERAIEFTEKRMPVKVEIRAKGGRIPQGKFQEIMDKILEKLKDNVKIDQPPKFEGNRRYTVIFSKK, from the coding sequence ATGTATAAGAGTAACAATTCATTCTCAAATAATTTCAAACAGAATTCGAATTACAAAGGAAACAATTATAATCCGAACTATAAACCAAGATTCAACAAGCCATTTAAAGCTAGAGAAAATACATATGGTTTTAATAGAAACGAATATATTTTGGCAACAGAGGTCAGAGTAATTGATAGTGATGGAGAGAATTTGGGGATTTTGTCTACAGATGAAGCAAGAAGAATTGCAACTGAACAAGAACTTGACTTAGTTGAAATTTCTGCAAATGCAAAGCCACCTGTTTGTAGGATTGTGAGTTGGGATAAATTTCGATATGAAGTAAAAAAGAAACAATCTGAACAGAAACAACATACAACTGAAACAAAAGTTTTATGGATAGGGATTAACTCATCATCAGGTCATTTGGACCAAAAGATTGAAAGAGCCATTGAATTTACAGAGAAAAGAATGCCTGTGAAAGTAGAAATTCGAGCTAAAGGAGGAAGAATACCGCAAGGCAAATTTCAGGAGATAATGGATAAAATCCTTGAAAAACTGAAAGATAATGTTAAAATAGATCAACCTCCAAAATTTGAAGGTAATAGGAGATATACAGTTATTTTTTCAAAGAAATAG
- a CDS encoding nucleotide exchange factor GrpE, with the protein MDDINCNTNLDFDQTEPNNLPLDQTYLEKKVADLEKNLEEEKYQKLKALADCDNLRKRFEEEIAKARSLGNTLIFSKLLELSDDIERIREKSANEEDVQKVVQNFDILGEKIFQFLHNQGIEELHISEGDKFDEEKMEAISLVDVDEESKDDTVRFIVQKGYMMKSTNTTLRPTKVIVGKFNYSN; encoded by the coding sequence ATGGATGATATAAATTGTAATACGAACTTAGACTTTGATCAAACCGAACCAAATAATCTTCCATTAGACCAGACATACTTAGAGAAAAAGGTTGCTGATTTAGAGAAAAATTTGGAAGAGGAAAAGTATCAAAAGTTGAAAGCTTTAGCTGATTGTGATAATTTGAGAAAAAGATTTGAAGAAGAAATTGCAAAAGCAAGAAGTTTGGGAAATACCTTAATTTTTTCAAAACTATTGGAATTGTCAGATGATATAGAAAGAATAAGAGAGAAATCAGCAAACGAAGAGGATGTCCAAAAAGTAGTGCAAAATTTTGATATTTTGGGGGAAAAGATATTTCAATTTTTACATAATCAAGGAATAGAAGAGCTGCATATAAGTGAAGGTGATAAATTTGACGAAGAGAAAATGGAAGCTATAAGCTTGGTTGATGTAGATGAAGAATCAAAAGATGATACTGTGAGATTCATTGTACAAAAGGGTTATATGATGAAGAGTACAAATACAACGCTGAGACCTACGAAAGTTATCGTTGGTAAATTTAATTATTCAAATTAA